A window from Drosophila nasuta strain 15112-1781.00 chromosome 3, ASM2355853v1, whole genome shotgun sequence encodes these proteins:
- the LOC132789379 gene encoding uncharacterized protein LOC132789379 yields MSKCIFDFKKLMHTFIEICPDFMAEPDFKTATESRRFAEQVIFECSKEAHLAKHMGVDKTWRIRLDTHNAQGRRISPEVIITAHVRKTPPVYQPFVLDGCLKLTFKQASLLAVAKYCQMVPYLVERNQIVLTPFAGAVFTHNDIPRLALALGEPVDKTLMAVISSCQTDGYFLEHSRCYIALRALQKTIVDRSMRASLLMKTMRMYQLHGKDFDLPKYIIVCRFVRTDSNANTSSSAELDYLLNEIMTLGIVTASDPAPAVASNSKKPAMRCAANFSSKATK; encoded by the coding sequence ATgagcaaatgcatttttgatttcaaaaaattaatgCACACATTCATCGAAATCTGTCCCGATTTTATGGCCGAGCCGGACTTTAAGACCGCCACCGAGAGTCGCCGCTTCGCCGAGCAAGTGATCTTCGAGTGCAGCAAGGAGGCGCATCTTGCCAAGCATATGGGCGTGGACAAGACATGGCGAATTCGTTTGGACACGCATAACGCACAAGGCAGGAGGATCAGCCCTGAGGTGATCATTACAGCGCATGTTAGAAAAACGCCCCCGGTCTATCAACCATTTGTGCTCGACGGCTGTCTTAAGCTCACCTTTAAGCAGGCAAGTCTCTTGGCCGTGGCCAAATATTGCCAAATGGTTCCCTATCTAGTGGAGCGCAATCAGATCGTGCTCACGCCCTTTGCCGGCGCCGTGTTTACCCACAATGATATACCCCGACTGGCTTTGGCATTGGGCGAACCGGTGGATAAGACGTTGATGGCAGTGATCAGCAGTTGCCAAACCGATGGCTACTTCCTAGAACACAGTCGTTGCTATATTGCACTACGTGCACTGCAAAAAACGATCGTTGATCGCTCTATGCGTGCTTCGCTGCTCATGAAAACCATGAGAATGTATCAGCTACATGGCAAGGATTTCGATTTGCCCAAATACATTATAGTCTGTCGATTTGTACGCACCGACAGTAATGCAAACACTTCGTCATCCGCTGAATTGGATTATCTACTCAATGAGATAATGACATTAGGTATTGTCACCGCATCGGATCCGGCACCAGCTGTTGCTTCAAATTCTAAGAAACCAGCTATGCGATGCGCTGCAAACTTCAGCAGCAAAGCGACAAAATGA
- the LOC132791384 gene encoding C-type lectin 37Db: MNKLFFGVLVSIIVAYGSVDGKRVGWPYEQIGSKYYYIERSTERTWLGAHHKCRAIGGHLLSINNKNEFDAINRNLDEEYNYWIDINDLTKEGEFLSVATGRKATYFNWHENEPNNKDGFEHCGELNYGYDKHLMNDNNCFEKQFFICEY; encoded by the exons ATGAACAAACTATTCTTTGGTGTCCTTGTGTCAATCATTGTTGCCTACGGCAGTGTAGAT GGCAAACGCGTTGGATGGCCTTATGAACAAATTggttcaaaatattattatattgaacgATCAACAGAGCGCACTTGGCTTGGAGCCCATCACAAATGTCGGGCAATTGGAGGACATTTGCTTAGtatcaacaataaaaatgaattcgacGCAATCAACCGCAATTTGGATGAAGAATATAATTATTGGATCGACATTAACGATTTAACTAAAGAGGGAGAATTCCTTTCGGTGGCAACTGGTCGAAAAGCGACGTATTTCAACTGGCATGAAAATGAACCAAACAATAAAGATGGCTTTGAACATTGTGGCGAATTGAACTACGGTTATGACAAGCACCTGATGAATGATAATAATTGCTTTGAGAAACAATTCTTTATTTGCGAGTACTAa
- the LOC132792292 gene encoding accessory gland protein Acp29AB-like, with product MNKLFFGVLVSILVVYGSVDCRVVGSPYQLIGSKYYYIERSEEVTWFGALHKCQAIGGHLLSIKNQTEFDAIKSKLEVEKDYWIDINDLTKEGRIPFGGNWSKCDVFQLA from the exons ATGAACAAACTATTCTTTGGTGTCCTTGTGTCAATCCTTGTTGTCTATGGCAGTGTAGAT TGCAGAGTCGTTGGCTCGCCTTATCAACTAATTggttcaaaatattattatattgaacgATCGGAAGAGGTCACTTGGTTTGGAGCACTTCACAAATGTCAGGCAATTGGTGGACATTTGCTTAGCATCAAAAATCAAACCGAATTCGACGCAATCAAGAGCAAACTGGAAGTGGAAAAGGATTATTGGATCGACATTAACGATTTAACTAAAGAGGGGAGAATTCCTTTCGGTGGTAACTGGTCGAAATGCGACGTATTTCAATTGGCATGA
- the LOC132792450 gene encoding uncharacterized protein LOC132792450 has protein sequence MESINFNDFTIEERHEIIKAFLIKMRTANSMQSAQRFFEYYLKRFYKLPSNIIDDIIYCQRAMKTYLSVHQRITNFYANNSMIDEATKKSRLVEIEDILYELNAECQYLVICLEENIGHFCLPFTEQEMQPNVDLISEMVSDAVVPHVCASLSLSKPHFVSERPTESQLLRKYFSTETKTSLNGKDESPKPTRMVAPNKKPSSTVAAIAATPKPTAPPRPTVNRTLSPLLEVAIKNEAVNVSRFNLQQALKRARLNQQGAGSAGGAAGAGGAGGAGGKPPACETKMNNSQELFLQGFGLCTQSEYKTMKLSQAHRQKRKQKLVHK, from the exons ATGGAATCCATTAATTTTAACGATTTCACAATAGAGGAGCGCCATGAAATCATCAAAgcttttcttattaaaatgcGTACAGCGAATTCGATGCAGAGTGCGCAACGTTTCTTCGAATATTACTTGAAACGTTTCTATAAACTGCCATCCAACATAATCGAcgatattatttattgtcaaCGCGCTATGAAAACTTATCTCAGTGTTCATCAG CGAATAACAAACTTCTACGCCAATAACTCGATGATA GATGAGGCCACCAAGAAAAGTCGTTTAGTGGAGATAGAAGACATACTGTATGAGCTCAATGCAGAGTGTCAATATTTGGTGATCTGCTTGGAGGAGAATATTGGACATTTCTGTTTGCCATTTACAGAGCAAGAAATGCAGCCAAATGTTGACCTGATCAGTGAAATGGTAAGCGATGCAGTTGTTCCTCATGTCTGTGCCAGTCTCTCGCTGTCCAAGCCACACTTTGTGTCAGAGAGACCGACTGAAAGTCAGTTGCTTCGCAAGTACTTTAGCACAGAGACAAAAACTTCGTTAAACGGCAAAGATGAAAGCCCAAAACCAACAAGGATGGTTGCGCCAAACAAGAAGCCTTCTTcaactgttgctgcaattgccGCAACCCCGAAGCCAACCGCACCGCCGCGTCCAACTGTGAATCGAACATTAAGCCCCTTGCTGGAAGTTGCCATCAAGAACGAGGCGGTAAACGTCAGTCGCTTTAACTTGCAACAGGCATTGAAGCGCGCCCGTTTAAACCAACAAGGAGCTGGAAGTGCTGGAGGAGCTGCAGGAGCTGGTGGTGCTGGAGGAGCTGGAGGAAAACCACCAGCATGCGAAACCAAAATGAACAACTCACAAGAGTTGTTTCTTCAAGGCTTTGGTCTTTGTACGCAATCCGAATACAAGACCATGAAGTTATCCCAAGCTCATCGTCAGAAACGAAAGCAGAAGCTGGTGCACAAATAG
- the LOC132792168 gene encoding uncharacterized protein LOC132792168: MQNCTCGAASGIFEMDSNYNVILLPIITAVMLSYNRPVSLDEIADGVMALLSSQREKISPMTSNSIESASDASYAKISPAHRKKK; the protein is encoded by the coding sequence ATGCAAAATTGTACTTGTGGTGCTGCCAGTGGCATATTTGAAATGGATTCCAACTATAATGTGATTCTGCTGCCCATCATAACAGCTGTTATGCTCAGCTACAATCGTCCAGTGTCGCTGGACGAGATCGCCGATGGAGTTATGGCATTGCTCAGTTCGCAGCGTGAGAAGATCAGTCCAATGACATCGAACAGCATCGAGAGCGCATCCGATGCTTCGTATGCAAAAATCTCACCGGCACACCGCAAAAAGAagtaa
- the LOC132792167 gene encoding uncharacterized protein LOC132792167, which produces MASGVIRTQSGFDYAKLCAAFSEICPDFQRSEPGTSQSLDFANKVLFELGPKMRQIKQSGSGQMWRLMFNGGGSVFIYSYTFKNPINVNPRVQQQNLYLTLKQAGLLAASKLCSILPDQHNPRDKVLLTPLA; this is translated from the coding sequence ATGGCAAGCGGAGTGATACGAACCCAAAGTGGTTTCGATTATGCGAAACTTTGTGCAGCATTCAGCGAAATTTGCCCTGACTTTCAACGGTCTGAGCCTGGCACATCACAGAGCTTGGATTTTGCCAACAAGGTGCTTTTCGAGCTGGGTCCAAAGATGCGGCAGATTAAACAGAGTGGATCAGGCCAGATGTGGCGTCTCATGTTCAACGGAGGCGGCAGCGTTTTCATCTATTCCTACACCTTTAAGAATCCCATCAACGTGAATCCGCGTGTTCAGCAGCAAAACCTTTATCTAACCCTCAAGCAGGCTGGACTCTTGGCGGCGAGTAAATTATGTTCCATACTGCCAGATCAGCATAATCCGAGGGACAAGGTACTGTTGACACCATTGGCTTGA